Proteins encoded within one genomic window of Anastrepha ludens isolate Willacy chromosome 4, idAnaLude1.1, whole genome shotgun sequence:
- the LOC128860786 gene encoding tigger transposable element-derived protein 6-like: MTSEIFTKWIVKLDKKFCDQNRKVLFFVDNCTAHPKDVRDKLRNIHLAYFPPNMTSLLQPMDQGILYNMKQHYRKRILTNILTQVDEGNSVMAIDLLQAVRNLSNVWNVYVKPETIANCFKKAGFSKDAMQIPFEHWAEEDLLSISDLAALQSSFKKVANIEASFDDYVNVDNGVQTSDNPSEEDILNSIFESRGVPAEPDNDEHDLTVEKLAETEEALPTLIQAASSISVIRTFVEMRSDVPINVFNSLHDLEAFIENEKWKAVIQTKLTDYFK, translated from the exons acgaaatggattgtaaaactcgacaaaaaattttgtgatcaaaacagaaaggtgttgttttttgttgataactgcactgcccaccctaaagatgtaagagacaagttgagaaacattcatctcgcttattttcctcccaacatgacttcgttactgcaaccaatggaccaaggcattCTCTACAAtatgaaacaacattacagaaaacgaattttaacgaatatattgactcaagtggatgagggaaattctgttatggccatagacttgctgcaagcagttcgaaatcttagcaatgtatggaatgtctatgttaaaccagaaacaattgccaactgttttaaaaaggctggattttcaaaagatgctatgcagattccatttgagcattgggctgaagaggaccttctttcaatatcagatttggctgctttacagtcttcatttaaaaaagtagcaaatatcgaagcatcgtttgatgactacgtaaatgttgataatggtgtgcagacttcggacaacccatccgaagaagatattctcaacagcatttttgaaagtcgcggagttccagctgaacctg ataacgatgaacacgatttgaccgttgaaaaattggcagaaactgaggaggcattacctacgttgatacaagctgcttcatccattagcgtaattagaacctttgtggaaatgaggagtgacgtgccgattaatgttttcaactctctacatgatttggaagcttttattgaaaatgaaaaatggaaggctgtaattcaaaccaaactcactgattattttaaataa